AACCGGCAAACGTCGCGAGTGCCTTCAGATCCGGGGTAAAAGTGTCGAGTTGTGCTTGCGCATTACGGTAGCGCAGACAAATGGCCAGTAGGAAGCCGATGGCGAGCAGGTCCAGGCCGTTGACCAGCCCCGATATCGGAACCGTCTCGGACCCGAACCAGCCGGCGAGCATGACCGGCACCGATATCCCGTTGAGTCCCAACATCGCCAGCCAGATCTGTAGTGCCTGGTCAATACTCGCCGCCCGGAATAGCACCCAGGCGAAAAACACTCCAAGCAAGGTCAAGGTTCGAGCCAGATAACCCGGCATCGTATAACCCGTCTTGGTCCATAGCCGATAAAGCGCGATCATGGCGCCGTGCATCGCTCCCCAGGCGACGAAGGTCCAGGCGGCACCGTGCCATAAGCCGCCTAGTAGCATTGTGATGGCCGCGGCCCACAATCCACGATAAAAGCCTTGCCGGTTACCGCCTAACGGGATGTACAGATAGTCGCGCAGAAACCGCGAGAGCGTGATATGCCAGCGCTTCCAGAAGTCGGCGATCGTACCGGCTTGATACGGCGAAGCGAAGTTTTGCGGGAGCACGAGTCCGAACATCAATCCGACGCCGCTGGCCATGTCGCAGTAGCCCGAGAAGTCGAAGTAGATTTGCAAGCCATACCCCGCGGCCGCTACCCAGGCCTCGCACACGGTGAGTCGATCGCTGAGCTCAAACAAGGGATCCACCACGGCCGCCAGGCGATCGGCGATCACGGTCTTTTTGCACAGTCCCGCCACAAACAGGAACAAGCCTTTGGTCATGCGTTCCGGATCGAAGCGAATGCCTTGCCGGAGCTGCGGCATGATGTCGG
This window of the Methylomonas koyamae genome carries:
- a CDS encoding MBOAT family O-acyltransferase, giving the protein MLFTAPEFMYLFLPATLLLWWWLMSRHYGEIAQWFIVGCSVLFYAAWSAEYALLLVVNALLNFYWGKRIAVTHSKIRLVLGVVYNLGLLAYFKYADFLIETSNALTGSQWPLLRVILPLGISFFTFQAIAYLVDCAKGRVDDFDLGRFAFSISFFPHLIAGPILHYSDIMPQLRQGIRFDPERMTKGLFLFVAGLCKKTVIADRLAAVVDPLFELSDRLTVCEAWVAAAGYGLQIYFDFSGYCDMASGVGLMFGLVLPQNFASPYQAGTIADFWKRWHITLSRFLRDYLYIPLGGNRQGFYRGLWAAAITMLLGGLWHGAAWTFVAWGAMHGAMIALYRLWTKTGYTMPGYLARTLTLLGVFFAWVLFRAASIDQALQIWLAMLGLNGISVPVMLAGWFGSETVPISGLVNGLDLLAIGFLLAICLRYRNAQAQLDTFTPDLKALATFAGLFFAGTWLSAAHESFIYWSF